A region from the Oceanotoga teriensis genome encodes:
- the buk gene encoding butyrate kinase, whose product MFRILVINPGSTSTKLAIYEDENEVLNQTVRHKTEEIAKYDTITHQYEFRKNVIEEFLNKSGFPLASFSAIIGRGGLLKPIPGGVYKVNDNMIDDLKKAIYGEHASNLGAIIAKELAKSVNIEAFIADPVVVDEMMAVARISGHPDFERKSIFHALNQKAIARQLAEKLGKNYEDMNIIVVHMGGGISIGAHYKGRVVDVNNALDGDGPFTPERSGTLPLTGVLELGFSGEYTLSDMKKLIKGNGGMTSYLNTNDAQMVQKMIKDGDENALLIYKSMAYQISKWIGKISAALDFEIDAIALTGGIAYDDNYINKWIREKVEFLAPIYVFPGGDEELALALSALRALRGVQEIKVY is encoded by the coding sequence ATGTTTAGAATACTCGTTATAAATCCAGGATCTACTTCTACTAAATTGGCCATATATGAAGATGAAAATGAAGTTTTAAATCAAACTGTTAGACATAAAACAGAAGAAATAGCTAAATATGACACTATAACTCATCAATATGAGTTTAGAAAAAATGTGATAGAAGAATTTTTGAATAAAAGTGGATTTCCACTTGCAAGTTTTTCAGCAATAATAGGAAGGGGAGGACTTTTAAAACCTATTCCTGGTGGAGTATATAAAGTCAATGATAATATGATTGATGACTTAAAAAAAGCGATATATGGAGAACATGCATCAAATCTTGGGGCAATAATTGCTAAAGAATTGGCAAAATCTGTAAACATAGAAGCTTTTATCGCTGATCCTGTTGTTGTCGATGAAATGATGGCTGTTGCAAGAATATCTGGACATCCAGATTTTGAAAGGAAATCTATTTTTCATGCTTTAAATCAAAAAGCTATTGCAAGACAGCTGGCTGAAAAGCTTGGGAAAAATTATGAAGATATGAATATCATAGTTGTACATATGGGCGGAGGTATATCAATAGGTGCTCATTATAAGGGAAGAGTTGTAGATGTTAATAATGCACTTGATGGAGATGGACCTTTTACTCCTGAAAGATCTGGTACATTACCTTTAACAGGTGTTTTAGAACTTGGATTTAGTGGTGAATATACTTTATCTGATATGAAAAAACTGATAAAAGGTAATGGAGGTATGACCTCTTATTTAAATACGAATGATGCTCAAATGGTTCAAAAAATGATAAAAGATGGAGATGAGAACGCCTTATTGATTTATAAATCTATGGCATATCAAATATCTAAATGGATAGGAAAAATTTCAGCAGCTCTTGATTTTGAAATAGATGCAATAGCTTTAACTGGTGGTATTGCATATGATGATAATTATATAAATAAATGGATAAGAGAAAAAGTGGAATTTCTTGCTCCAATCTATGTTTTTCCAGGTGGAGATGAAGAACTCGCACTTGCTTTATCGGCTTTAAGGGCTTTAAGAGGTGTGCAAGAAATTAAAGTTTATTGA
- a CDS encoding 3-methyl-2-oxobutanoate dehydrogenase subunit VorB, producing MSEKVMVKGTEAIGEAALRAGCRHYFGYPITPQSELTEYMARRLPELEGVFLQAESEVSAVNMIYGGACTGKRVMTSTSSPGFSLMQEGMSYIAGAELPSVFVNVVRGGPGLGDIQPAQCDYFQATKGGGHGDYRLVVYGPESLQEAVELTIKSFDIADKYRNPVLILADGMLGQMMEPVSFPEFKDLNSFVDHSDWAMVGTKMERDAHRVTSFNIDPYGLEKMNIKFQKKYKEIVENEKMYEEYMLDDAEVVIVAYGTIGRIAKSVAKMAREKGIKAGVFRPITLWPYPYEALAKHTDKANMFFTVEMSAGQMIEDVKLAVNGKKPVEFYGRMGGVVPTPGEIFAKLMELVK from the coding sequence ATGTCAGAAAAAGTAATGGTAAAAGGCACGGAGGCTATTGGAGAAGCTGCTTTAAGGGCGGGATGTAGACATTATTTTGGATATCCAATAACACCTCAAAGTGAACTTACTGAATATATGGCAAGAAGATTGCCGGAACTAGAAGGAGTATTTTTACAAGCTGAAAGTGAAGTTTCAGCAGTTAATATGATATATGGTGGAGCATGTACAGGGAAAAGAGTTATGACTTCTACATCGTCTCCTGGTTTTTCACTTATGCAGGAAGGTATGTCTTATATTGCTGGAGCAGAATTGCCATCGGTTTTTGTTAATGTTGTTAGAGGTGGCCCTGGTCTTGGAGATATACAACCGGCTCAATGTGATTATTTCCAGGCTACAAAAGGTGGAGGACATGGAGATTATAGACTTGTTGTTTATGGACCAGAATCTTTACAAGAAGCGGTAGAGTTGACTATAAAATCTTTTGATATTGCAGATAAATATAGAAATCCTGTTTTAATACTTGCAGACGGTATGCTTGGTCAGATGATGGAACCGGTAAGTTTCCCAGAATTTAAAGATTTAAATTCATTTGTTGATCATTCTGATTGGGCAATGGTTGGTACAAAGATGGAAAGAGATGCTCATAGGGTTACTTCTTTTAATATAGATCCTTATGGACTTGAAAAGATGAATATAAAATTTCAAAAGAAATATAAAGAGATAGTTGAAAATGAAAAGATGTATGAAGAATATATGCTTGATGATGCTGAAGTTGTTATTGTTGCGTATGGCACAATAGGAAGAATAGCTAAATCTGTTGCTAAAATGGCAAGAGAAAAAGGTATCAAAGCAGGAGTTTTTAGACCGATAACATTATGGCCATATCCATACGAAGCATTGGCTAAACATACAGATAAAGCAAATATGTTTTTTACAGTTGAAATGAGTGCTGGTCAAATGATAGAAGATGTAAAACTCGCTGTAAATGGTAAAAAACCAGTTGAGTTTTATGGGAGAATGGGTGGAGTTGTACCAACACCAGGAGAAATATTTGCTAAATTAATGGAATTAGTTAAATAA
- a CDS encoding bifunctional enoyl-CoA hydratase/phosphate acetyltransferase produces the protein MSLTKLSDLIDMNKSITPKKKVAVAVAEDDVVLEALNKAVDLGICEAVLFGNEDEIKKISTGLNIDYKKFEIRDFKNKNDAIKATIKSVSDGETDLPMKGKITTGELLSVFLKEEYGLRTKSTMNLISVFEINKYHKPLIMTDGGMVIAPDLNQKIDSINNAVKISKKIGVELPKVAIVAALEKVNPKMQPTVDAAIISQMNRRGQIKDCIVDGPFAMDNAVSKEAAKHKGIESEVAGDADIIIMPDIEAGNIFYKSMVFLSDAKIASTILGGKKPIVLTSRADSNEAKLYSIALSVLMS, from the coding sequence GTGAGTTTAACTAAATTATCAGATCTTATAGATATGAACAAAAGCATAACACCCAAAAAGAAAGTCGCTGTAGCAGTTGCCGAAGATGATGTTGTATTAGAAGCTTTGAACAAAGCTGTAGATCTTGGCATTTGTGAAGCTGTTTTATTTGGGAATGAAGATGAAATAAAGAAAATTTCTACAGGATTAAATATCGATTATAAAAAATTTGAGATAAGAGATTTTAAAAATAAAAATGATGCGATTAAAGCTACTATAAAATCAGTATCTGATGGAGAAACAGATCTGCCAATGAAAGGTAAGATAACCACTGGGGAACTTTTATCTGTTTTTTTAAAAGAGGAGTATGGATTGAGAACTAAATCTACTATGAATCTTATAAGTGTTTTTGAAATTAATAAATATCATAAACCTTTGATAATGACAGATGGTGGAATGGTTATTGCTCCAGATTTAAATCAAAAGATTGATTCCATAAATAATGCGGTTAAAATTTCAAAAAAAATAGGTGTTGAATTACCAAAAGTTGCCATAGTGGCAGCACTTGAAAAAGTTAATCCCAAAATGCAACCCACTGTTGATGCAGCTATAATTTCACAGATGAATAGAAGAGGCCAAATAAAAGATTGTATTGTTGATGGACCTTTTGCAATGGATAATGCTGTTTCAAAAGAAGCGGCTAAACATAAAGGTATTGAATCTGAAGTTGCCGGAGATGCAGATATAATAATAATGCCAGATATAGAAGCTGGGAATATCTTTTATAAATCTATGGTATTTTTATCAGATGCCAAGATTGCAAGTACTATACTTGGAGGTAAAAAACCAATAGTTTTAACTTCAAGAGCCGACTCTAATGAAGCAAAATTATATTCGATTGCATTATCGGTTTTAATGTCATAG
- the ackA gene encoding acetate kinase: MKVLVINSGSSSIKYQLLNMEDESVLAKGLVERIGIDGSRIVHKVNGEKHVIEKEIKDHEIGLKLVLDILVSKDKGVLNSLNEIDACGHRIVHGGERFKTSVRIDKNKLSDIEMLSFLAPLHNPANAMGIKAAMELLPEAPQVAVFDTSFHQTMPEKSYLYGLPYEYYEKYKVRRYGFHGTSHRYVSKRVADILGKNIEDLKIITAHIGNGASVAAVKEGKSIDTSMGFTPLAGLVMGTRSGDIDPAIVGFIAQEEGITAKEVINILNKKSGMYGVTKGFSSDMRDIEDNAIEGEKVSRLAFDIYEYSIAKYIGGYAAAMNGVDVLVFTAGVGENSPILREEICEQYLGYLGVKIDKNINDFKGEEKIISTPDSKVTVVVVPTNEELMIARDTKEIVENKLEELN, encoded by the coding sequence ATGAAAGTACTTGTTATTAACTCTGGAAGTTCTTCTATAAAATATCAATTATTAAATATGGAAGATGAATCCGTACTCGCTAAAGGACTTGTAGAAAGAATAGGAATAGATGGTTCAAGAATAGTTCATAAAGTTAATGGAGAAAAACATGTTATTGAAAAAGAAATAAAAGATCATGAAATCGGACTAAAATTGGTTTTAGATATTTTAGTTTCAAAAGATAAAGGTGTTCTTAATTCACTAAATGAAATAGATGCTTGTGGACATAGAATAGTGCATGGCGGCGAAAGATTCAAGACATCTGTAAGAATTGATAAAAACAAATTATCTGATATAGAAATGCTTTCTTTCTTAGCACCTTTGCACAATCCAGCAAATGCTATGGGAATAAAGGCTGCTATGGAATTATTACCAGAAGCACCTCAAGTTGCAGTATTTGATACTTCATTCCATCAAACAATGCCAGAAAAATCATATCTATATGGACTTCCATATGAATACTATGAAAAATATAAAGTTAGAAGATACGGCTTTCACGGAACTTCTCATAGATATGTATCAAAAAGAGTTGCAGATATACTTGGAAAAAATATAGAAGATTTAAAAATAATCACTGCACATATTGGTAATGGTGCATCTGTTGCAGCAGTAAAGGAAGGAAAATCAATAGATACATCTATGGGTTTTACGCCTCTTGCAGGATTAGTAATGGGAACAAGATCTGGAGATATAGATCCAGCAATAGTTGGTTTTATAGCTCAAGAAGAAGGAATCACAGCTAAAGAAGTTATAAATATTCTAAATAAAAAATCAGGTATGTATGGAGTTACAAAAGGATTTTCTTCTGATATGAGGGATATAGAAGACAATGCCATCGAAGGTGAAAAAGTTTCAAGACTTGCTTTTGATATATATGAATATAGTATAGCAAAATATATAGGGGGATATGCTGCAGCGATGAATGGTGTTGATGTTCTTGTATTCACAGCTGGAGTTGGAGAGAACTCTCCTATATTAAGAGAAGAAATTTGTGAACAATATCTTGGATATCTAGGTGTAAAAATAGATAAAAATATAAATGATTTCAAAGGAGAAGAAAAAATAATCTCTACTCCAGATTCTAAAGTAACTGTAGTGGTAGTTCCTACAAATGAAGAATTGATGATTGCAAGAGATACAAAAGAAATAGTTGAAAATAAATTAGAAGAATTGAATTAA
- a CDS encoding 4Fe-4S dicluster domain-containing protein, producing the protein MEFKNLVEIDQERCKGCGLCINACPKKVLGFSEGYNSKGYHPSEVQRQEDCIACGFCYQMCPDVCITVKTLAK; encoded by the coding sequence ATGGAATTTAAAAACCTTGTGGAGATAGACCAAGAGAGATGTAAAGGTTGTGGATTATGTATAAATGCATGCCCTAAAAAGGTTCTTGGTTTTTCTGAAGGATATAACTCTAAAGGTTATCACCCATCCGAAGTACAGAGACAGGAAGATTGTATAGCCTGCGGATTCTGTTATCAGATGTGTCCTGATGTATGTATAACAGTTAAAACACTTGCTAAATAA
- the buk gene encoding butyrate kinase codes for MYKILTINPGSTSTKVAVFEDEKMISSETIEHKSSELKKHENIMDQIGFRKEAILKFLDKNGLKINDIHSIAARGGILPPLKSGTYLVNEDMVHYLKFETKTEHASNLAAVIGYELSDNKIPVYVTDPVSVDEFCEEARISGIKELKRKSLLHALNMKIVARKASEEIGKEYNSCNFVIAHLGGGISVGAQKEGKMIDVNNANDEGPFSPERAGELPMGDLLKIIFSDLYNHKELKKRLIGHGGLVGYLGTNDLREAFKMAQKDEKAELVIEAMAYQIAKEIGAMTVVLNGEVDAIIITGGLANSEPFINLIKERVSKLGLIMVYPGSFEMEALALGAFRILNNSESPLNWSKEV; via the coding sequence ATGTATAAAATACTTACGATAAATCCTGGATCAACATCTACTAAAGTAGCTGTTTTTGAAGATGAGAAGATGATATCTTCTGAAACTATAGAACATAAAAGTTCTGAACTAAAGAAACATGAAAATATAATGGATCAAATTGGTTTTAGAAAAGAAGCGATTCTAAAATTTTTGGATAAAAATGGACTTAAAATCAATGATATTCATTCAATAGCTGCAAGAGGGGGGATTCTCCCCCCATTAAAGAGTGGAACTTATTTAGTAAATGAAGATATGGTTCATTATTTAAAATTTGAAACTAAGACAGAACATGCTTCGAATCTTGCGGCAGTTATAGGCTATGAATTATCTGATAATAAAATACCTGTTTATGTAACAGATCCTGTGTCTGTAGATGAATTTTGTGAAGAAGCACGTATTTCTGGAATTAAAGAACTTAAAAGAAAAAGTTTATTACATGCTTTGAATATGAAGATAGTTGCAAGAAAAGCTTCTGAAGAAATAGGAAAAGAATATAATTCTTGTAATTTTGTAATAGCACATCTCGGTGGTGGAATTTCAGTTGGAGCTCAAAAAGAAGGAAAAATGATAGATGTAAATAATGCAAATGATGAAGGTCCTTTTAGTCCTGAAAGGGCTGGAGAATTGCCTATGGGGGATTTGTTGAAAATAATATTCTCTGATTTATACAATCATAAAGAGTTAAAAAAGAGACTCATCGGTCATGGTGGATTGGTAGGATATCTTGGTACTAATGATTTAAGAGAAGCTTTTAAAATGGCTCAAAAAGATGAAAAAGCTGAACTTGTAATAGAAGCTATGGCATATCAAATTGCGAAAGAAATAGGTGCAATGACTGTTGTTTTAAATGGAGAGGTTGATGCGATAATAATAACTGGAGGTCTTGCAAATTCTGAACCTTTCATAAATTTAATAAAAGAAAGAGTTTCTAAATTAGGATTAATAATGGTTTATCCAGGATCTTTTGAAATGGAAGCACTTGCCTTAGGAGCTTTTAGGATACTTAATAATTCCGAAAGTCCTTTGAATTGGAGTAAGGAGGTTTGA
- a CDS encoding aminotransferase-like domain-containing protein: protein MNFESKLSEVSKRIKSSIIRELLKVANNPGMISFGGGVPDPDTFPRNKLAEISKEILENEHRFVLQYGTTEGDVELKKGYINLLKKYDGIDWVKDENMVITVGSQQALYLVGMTLLDKNSYCGVSRPIYLGAASAFSQRAPKFINIPLTKDGLDLEYLERELEKLYEIGEIDKFKFVYAISNFHNPGGVTMNLEKRKKLVELAEKYDFLIVEDDPYGALRFEGNKVPSIYSLAPNRTILLNTFSKVLAPGLRLGVIIGDEFLIRKITMTKQAADLCSPSLTQRLAARYIQRYDLYDEIAPTIKLYGEKKDTMMKAIEENLGDIKDIDWTRPEGGLFTWITLPKGIDTMEMFEMAKMEKVLYIPGEAFYVDEPDRNTMRISFCLPSHEEIHEGMRRLRRVIDKYAKEKGIEI, encoded by the coding sequence ATGAATTTTGAAAGTAAACTTTCTGAGGTTTCAAAAAGAATTAAGTCAAGTATTATAAGAGAATTATTAAAAGTAGCAAATAATCCAGGTATGATTTCTTTTGGTGGCGGAGTACCAGATCCTGATACTTTTCCAAGAAATAAACTTGCAGAAATATCTAAAGAAATTCTTGAAAATGAACATCGCTTTGTTTTACAGTATGGTACAACAGAAGGAGATGTAGAATTAAAAAAAGGATATATAAATTTATTGAAAAAATATGATGGTATTGACTGGGTTAAAGATGAAAATATGGTTATAACTGTTGGTTCTCAACAAGCACTTTATTTAGTAGGAATGACATTGCTCGATAAAAATTCTTATTGTGGAGTTAGTAGACCAATATATCTTGGTGCTGCAAGTGCATTTTCTCAAAGGGCTCCTAAATTTATAAATATACCATTGACTAAAGATGGTTTGGATTTGGAGTATTTAGAGAGAGAACTTGAAAAACTTTATGAAATTGGTGAAATAGATAAATTTAAATTTGTGTATGCAATATCAAATTTCCACAATCCTGGTGGAGTTACAATGAATCTTGAAAAGAGAAAAAAATTAGTTGAGTTAGCAGAAAAATATGATTTTCTAATAGTTGAAGATGATCCTTATGGAGCCTTGAGATTTGAAGGGAATAAAGTTCCAAGTATATATTCTCTTGCACCTAATAGAACTATATTGTTGAATACTTTTTCGAAAGTTTTAGCTCCTGGATTGAGACTTGGTGTCATCATAGGAGATGAATTCTTAATAAGAAAGATTACCATGACTAAACAGGCCGCAGATTTGTGTTCTCCTTCATTGACTCAAAGACTTGCTGCAAGATACATTCAAAGATATGATTTATACGATGAAATAGCTCCTACAATTAAGTTATATGGAGAGAAAAAAGATACTATGATGAAAGCTATAGAAGAAAATCTTGGAGATATAAAAGATATAGATTGGACAAGACCTGAAGGTGGACTTTTTACTTGGATAACTTTACCAAAAGGAATAGATACAATGGAAATGTTTGAGATGGCTAAAATGGAAAAAGTGTTGTATATTCCTGGAGAAGCATTTTATGTTGATGAACCTGATAGAAATACTATGAGAATATCTTTCTGTTTACCATCACATGAAGAAATACATGAGGGTATGAGAAGACTTAGAAGAGTAATAGATAAATATGCAAAAGAAAAAGGTATTGAGATATAA
- a CDS encoding thiamine pyrophosphate-dependent enzyme — MAYVEKFKGPHALSGKEFTYCPGCHHGIVHRLVAEVIDELGIEGKTLMVAPVGCSVFAYEFFNVDGTVAAHGRAPAVATGLKRTTPDKVVFTYQGDGDLAAIGTAEIIHAANRGEKITTIFVNNAIYGMTGGQMAPTTLLGMKTTTSPYGRDVNKEGHPLHVSEVLKELRGVAYLSRNKVDTPQDVIKTKKAIKKAFLAQMNNIGFGIVEILSTCPTNWGLTPIESMKWLEENLVKEYPLGTFIDKVGDDK, encoded by the coding sequence ATGGCATATGTAGAAAAATTCAAAGGCCCTCATGCTCTAAGTGGAAAAGAATTTACATATTGTCCGGGATGTCATCACGGAATTGTACATAGATTAGTTGCTGAAGTAATAGATGAGTTGGGGATAGAAGGAAAAACATTGATGGTTGCTCCTGTAGGATGTTCTGTTTTTGCATATGAATTTTTTAATGTTGATGGTACTGTTGCTGCTCATGGTAGAGCACCAGCTGTTGCAACAGGATTGAAGAGAACAACACCAGATAAAGTTGTATTTACTTATCAGGGAGATGGTGATTTAGCAGCAATAGGGACTGCAGAAATAATTCATGCTGCTAACAGGGGAGAAAAAATAACAACAATATTTGTAAATAATGCAATTTATGGTATGACTGGAGGTCAGATGGCTCCTACTACATTACTTGGAATGAAGACAACTACTTCTCCTTATGGTAGAGATGTTAATAAAGAAGGTCATCCATTACATGTTTCAGAGGTATTAAAAGAATTGAGAGGAGTTGCATATTTATCAAGAAATAAAGTAGATACTCCTCAGGATGTTATAAAAACAAAAAAAGCGATCAAAAAAGCCTTTTTAGCTCAAATGAATAATATAGGTTTTGGTATAGTTGAAATATTATCGACATGCCCTACTAATTGGGGATTAACGCCTATAGAGTCTATGAAATGGCTTGAAGAGAATTTAGTAAAAGAATATCCACTTGGTACATTTATCGATAAGGTGGGTGATGATAAATGA
- a CDS encoding cobalamin biosynthesis protein CobQ codes for MIEKYKNNIFIGMFGSGKTEIAINTSLKLREKFENVAIADIDTISPYFRTRDVISELKEKNIKVVTPPEKYMHADVPIIPPSVGGYITNPDYRLVIDVGGNDDGAVVLGSLNNFVKKADFALYFVINTNRPFTDTEEKIIKNIQNLSAKARLSIDYLVCNSNIMEETTQEIITNGENILKNVSEKLGIPVAFTVVEESIEKNIKTNYEKFILKRYMLKAWD; via the coding sequence ATGATTGAAAAATATAAGAATAATATATTCATAGGAATGTTTGGATCAGGAAAAACAGAAATTGCTATAAATACATCTTTAAAGTTAAGGGAAAAGTTTGAAAATGTTGCTATTGCCGATATAGATACAATAAGTCCTTATTTTAGAACGAGAGATGTTATTTCTGAATTAAAAGAAAAAAATATAAAGGTTGTAACGCCTCCTGAAAAATATATGCATGCAGATGTTCCCATAATTCCCCCATCTGTAGGAGGTTATATTACTAATCCTGACTATAGACTTGTTATAGATGTTGGTGGAAATGATGATGGTGCTGTAGTCTTAGGATCTTTAAATAACTTTGTTAAAAAGGCTGATTTTGCTTTATACTTTGTTATAAATACAAATAGGCCTTTTACTGATACGGAAGAAAAAATAATAAAAAATATACAAAATTTATCAGCTAAAGCAAGGTTGAGTATAGATTATCTGGTATGTAATTCAAATATTATGGAAGAAACGACACAAGAAATAATTACAAATGGTGAAAATATATTAAAAAATGTTTCTGAAAAATTAGGAATTCCTGTTGCTTTTACAGTTGTTGAAGAAAGTATAGAAAAAAACATTAAAACTAATTATGAAAAATTTATTTTAAAAAGATACATGTTAAAAGCCTGGGATTGA
- the glyA gene encoding serine hydroxymethyltransferase, which yields MWENLKNSDIDIHEIMMKELKRQEFGLELIASENFASVPVMEAMGSILTNKYAEGYPKKRYYGGCEFVDEIETIARNRLKELFDAKYANVQPHSGSQANMGVYFALLKPGDTIMGMALSHGGHLTHGSPVNFSGKLYNVVSYGVNEETGIIDYDNVRKIALEHKPKLIVAGGSAYARIIDFKKFREIADEINAYLMVDMAHFAGLVAAKIYPNPLEYAHVVTSTTHKTLRGPRGGIILTNDSDIYKAVNKSIFPGIQGGPLEHVIASKAVAFKEALSESFKDYQKQVVKNAKKLGEELQKQGLDIVSGGTDSHLLLIDLNNINITGKALEEALGKCHITVNKNTVPKEKRSPFVTSGIRIGTPALTTRGMKEEDMIIIAELISKVAKNIKDEEGTIDDSIIEEVTSKVKSLCQKHPLYKELI from the coding sequence ATGTGGGAAAACCTAAAAAATTCTGATATCGATATTCATGAAATAATGATGAAAGAATTAAAAAGACAAGAATTTGGATTAGAACTTATAGCCTCTGAAAATTTTGCTTCAGTACCAGTTATGGAAGCAATGGGAAGTATCTTAACCAACAAATATGCAGAAGGCTATCCAAAAAAAAGATATTATGGTGGTTGTGAATTTGTTGATGAAATAGAAACAATAGCAAGAAATAGATTAAAAGAGTTATTCGATGCAAAATACGCAAATGTACAACCTCATTCTGGATCACAAGCCAATATGGGAGTATACTTCGCATTATTAAAACCTGGAGATACTATAATGGGAATGGCTTTGAGTCATGGTGGTCATTTAACTCATGGTTCTCCTGTTAATTTCTCTGGTAAACTTTATAATGTCGTTTCATATGGAGTAAATGAAGAAACTGGAATAATAGATTATGATAATGTCAGAAAAATTGCTCTTGAACATAAACCTAAATTAATAGTTGCAGGCGGAAGTGCTTATGCAAGAATAATAGACTTTAAAAAATTCAGAGAAATAGCAGATGAAATAAATGCTTATTTGATGGTAGACATGGCTCATTTTGCCGGACTTGTTGCAGCTAAAATATACCCAAATCCTCTTGAATATGCACATGTAGTTACTTCAACAACACATAAAACTTTGAGAGGTCCAAGAGGTGGAATTATATTAACAAATGATTCTGATATATATAAAGCTGTTAATAAATCCATATTCCCAGGAATACAAGGCGGACCTCTTGAACATGTCATAGCATCAAAAGCTGTTGCTTTTAAAGAAGCATTGAGTGAATCTTTTAAGGATTATCAAAAACAAGTAGTAAAAAATGCTAAAAAACTTGGTGAAGAATTACAAAAACAAGGTTTAGATATAGTATCAGGAGGAACAGACTCACACCTATTACTAATAGATTTAAACAATATAAATATAACAGGAAAAGCTCTTGAAGAAGCTCTAGGCAAATGTCACATAACTGTAAATAAAAATACAGTTCCAAAAGAAAAGAGATCACCTTTTGTCACAAGCGGAATCAGAATTGGAACACCCGCTTTAACTACAAGGGGTATGAAAGAAGAAGATATGATAATAATTGCAGAATTAATATCAAAAGTTGCAAAAAATATAAAAGATGAAGAAGGAACTATAGATGATTCTATAATTGAAGAAGTTACTTCAAAAGTTAAATCATTATGCCAAAAACACCCTCTTTATAAAGAACTTATATAA